Proteins encoded in a region of the Strix uralensis isolate ZFMK-TIS-50842 chromosome Z, bStrUra1, whole genome shotgun sequence genome:
- the TPM2 gene encoding tropomyosin beta chain isoform X5, with the protein MAGISSIDAVKRKIQSLQQVADEAEERAEHLQREADAERQARERAEAEVASLNRRIQLVEEELDRAQERLATALQKLEEAEKAADESERGMKVIENRAMKDEEKMELQEMQLKEAKHIAEEADRKYEEVARKLVVLEGELERSEERAEVAESKCGDLEEELKIVTNNLKSLEAQADKYSTKEDKYEEEIKLLGEKLKEAETRAEFAERSVAKLEKTIDDLEDEVYAQKMKYKAISEELDNALNDITSL; encoded by the exons ATGGCCGGCATCAGCTCCATCGACGCCGTCAAGAGGAAGATCCAGAGCCTGCAGCAGGTGGCCGACGAGGCGGAGGAGCGCGCCGAGCACCTGCAGCGGGAGGCCGATGCCGAGCGGCAGGCCCGGGAGCGG GCTGAGGCTGAAGTGGCTTCTCTGAACCGCCGTATCCAGCTGGTGGAGGAGGAGCTGGACCGAGCCCAGGAGCGCCTGGCCACCGCCCTGCAGAAGCTGGAGGAAGCTGAGAAGGCGGCTGATGAAAGCgagag AGGCATGAAGGTCATCGAAAACAGGGCCATGAAAGATGAGGAGAAGATGGAGCTCCAGGAAATGCAGCTGAAAGAGGCGAAACACATAGCTGAGGAGGCCGACCGCAAGTATGAGGAG GTCGCCCGCAAGCTGGTCGTCCTTGAGGGAGAGCTGGAGCGCTcagaggagagagcagaggtGGCGGAGAG TAAATGTGGTGACCTAGAGGAGGAGCTGAAAATTGTCACCAACAACTTGAAGTCCCTGGAGGCCCAGGCTGACAAG TATTCTACCAAGGAGGACAAGTATGAGGAGGAAATCAAGCTTCTAGGGGAAAAACTGAAGGAG GCTGAGACCCGGGCAGAGTTTGCGGAGAGATCTGTGGCGAAGCTGGAGAAAACCATCGATGATCTAGAAG ACGAAGTGTATGCGCAGAAGATGAAGTACAAAGCCATCAGCGAGGAGCTGGACAATGCAC
- the TPM2 gene encoding tropomyosin beta chain isoform X6: protein MAGISSIDAVKRKIQSLQQVADEAEERAEHLQREADAERQARERAEAEVASLNRRIQLVEEELDRAQERLATALQKLEEAEKAADESERGMKVIENRAMKDEEKMELQEMQLKEAKHIAEEADRKYEEVARKLVVLEGELERSEERAEVAESRVRQLEEELRTMDQTLKSLIASEEEYSTKEDKYEEEIKLLGEKLKEAETRAEFAERSVAKLEKTIDDLEDEVYAQKMKYKAISEELDNALNDITSL from the exons ATGGCCGGCATCAGCTCCATCGACGCCGTCAAGAGGAAGATCCAGAGCCTGCAGCAGGTGGCCGACGAGGCGGAGGAGCGCGCCGAGCACCTGCAGCGGGAGGCCGATGCCGAGCGGCAGGCCCGGGAGCGG GCTGAGGCTGAAGTGGCTTCTCTGAACCGCCGTATCCAGCTGGTGGAGGAGGAGCTGGACCGAGCCCAGGAGCGCCTGGCCACCGCCCTGCAGAAGCTGGAGGAAGCTGAGAAGGCGGCTGATGAAAGCgagag AGGCATGAAGGTCATCGAAAACAGGGCCATGAAAGATGAGGAGAAGATGGAGCTCCAGGAAATGCAGCTGAAAGAGGCGAAACACATAGCTGAGGAGGCCGACCGCAAGTATGAGGAG GTCGCCCGCAAGCTGGTCGTCCTTGAGGGAGAGCTGGAGCGCTcagaggagagagcagaggtGGCGGAGAG CCGAGTGAGACAGTTGGAAGAAGAGCTGCGGACCATGGACCAGACTCTCAAATCCCTCATTGCCTCAGAGGAAGAG TATTCTACCAAGGAGGACAAGTATGAGGAGGAAATCAAGCTTCTAGGGGAAAAACTGAAGGAG GCTGAGACCCGGGCAGAGTTTGCGGAGAGATCTGTGGCGAAGCTGGAGAAAACCATCGATGATCTAGAAG ACGAAGTGTATGCGCAGAAGATGAAGTACAAAGCCATCAGCGAGGAGCTGGACAATGCAC